A single window of Granulicella sibirica DNA harbors:
- a CDS encoding BrnT family toxin yields the protein MRFEWDDEKNASNLRKHGFEFDTALPVFDDPLHVTVPDGIVNGELRWITTGEVNGRYILVVVHTLIEEGEEIVRIIQPGKLQPMREGLMKVIFRREPGTLLSDKQLEQLKALEGRPIDTSDIPELSAEDFKRGVRGKFYRPVKQSVSLRLDADVIAWLKKDGQGYQTRANQMLRERMLKDLGLG from the coding sequence TTGCGCTTCGAGTGGGATGACGAGAAGAACGCCAGCAACCTCCGGAAGCACGGGTTCGAGTTCGACACTGCGCTTCCCGTTTTTGACGATCCTCTCCACGTGACTGTCCCTGACGGGATCGTGAACGGAGAGCTTCGCTGGATCACGACCGGGGAGGTGAACGGCAGGTACATCCTGGTCGTGGTTCACACACTGATTGAAGAGGGCGAGGAGATCGTGCGGATCATTCAGCCCGGGAAGCTACAACCCATGAGAGAAGGTCTTATGAAAGTGATTTTTAGAAGAGAACCGGGAACGCTCCTTAGCGATAAGCAACTCGAGCAATTGAAAGCCCTTGAGGGTAGGCCTATTGATACTTCTGACATTCCGGAGTTGTCAGCTGAGGACTTCAAGAGGGGCGTGCGGGGGAAGTTCTATCGGCCGGTGAAGCAGTCGGTGAGCCTGCGTCTGGACGCGGATGTGATCGCGTGGTTGAAGAAGGATGGACAGGGGTATCAGACGCGGGCTAATCAGATGTTGCGGGAGCGGATGTTGAAGGATTTGGGGTTGGGGTAA
- a CDS encoding DUF2264 domain-containing protein — MKRRDLLRAGVAAGVSAALPVSGFAASLPSTGDDRAEWLMHLERVAGPVLSALSHRKLIATMPVESAAGHDADRRKVTYLEALGRTLCGIAPWLEQGETTGAEGQLRERFCGMAREAIAAGVDPRSPDYLRFGVDRQTIVDAAFLSLALLRAPRELREKLPAAVRAQLADGLRATRELLPGFNNWLLFAAMIEACLFQLGERWDRMRVDYALREHQSWFLGDGVYGDGPHFHWDYYNSFVIQPFLLTLIDAVGAQEPGWAAMGPAIKARAQRYAAIQERLIAPDGTYPIVGRSIAYRCGAFQLLAEVALRKELPEGVTPEQVRCGLTAVIRKTLDTPGTFDEKGWLRIGLAGHQPSLGETYISTGSLYLCSAVFLPLGLPASDAFWSGKAERWTSQKLWAGVDLPVDHALDG; from the coding sequence ATGAAGCGACGTGATCTTCTTCGTGCAGGCGTGGCTGCTGGAGTTTCAGCAGCGCTCCCCGTCAGCGGATTTGCCGCTTCCCTTCCCTCTACGGGCGATGACCGCGCTGAGTGGTTGATGCATCTTGAGCGCGTGGCGGGCCCGGTGCTTTCGGCGCTCTCGCATCGAAAGCTGATTGCGACGATGCCGGTTGAGTCGGCTGCAGGGCATGATGCAGATCGGCGGAAGGTGACTTATCTGGAGGCGCTTGGGCGGACGCTTTGTGGGATTGCTCCATGGCTCGAGCAGGGCGAGACGACGGGGGCGGAAGGGCAGTTACGCGAGAGGTTCTGTGGGATGGCGCGAGAGGCGATTGCCGCAGGCGTCGATCCGAGGTCTCCGGACTATCTAAGGTTTGGGGTGGATCGGCAGACCATTGTGGATGCGGCGTTTCTGTCGCTGGCGTTGTTGCGGGCTCCACGGGAGTTGCGGGAGAAGCTTCCAGCGGCGGTGCGGGCGCAGCTTGCGGATGGGCTGCGAGCTACGCGCGAGTTGCTGCCAGGGTTCAATAACTGGCTGCTGTTCGCGGCGATGATCGAGGCTTGCCTGTTTCAGCTTGGAGAGCGGTGGGACCGTATGCGCGTCGACTATGCGCTTCGGGAGCATCAAAGCTGGTTTCTCGGAGACGGGGTGTATGGGGATGGGCCGCACTTTCACTGGGACTACTACAACTCGTTCGTGATTCAGCCGTTTCTGCTGACGCTTATCGATGCAGTCGGGGCGCAGGAGCCGGGGTGGGCGGCGATGGGGCCGGCGATCAAGGCGCGGGCGCAGCGGTATGCGGCGATTCAGGAGAGGCTGATTGCGCCGGATGGGACCTATCCGATTGTGGGGAGGTCGATTGCTTACCGGTGCGGGGCGTTTCAGTTGCTGGCGGAGGTGGCTTTGCGGAAGGAACTGCCGGAAGGGGTGACGCCGGAGCAGGTGCGGTGTGGGTTGACTGCCGTCATACGCAAGACGTTGGACACTCCGGGTACGTTCGATGAGAAGGGCTGGTTGCGGATTGGGCTGGCGGGGCATCAGCCTTCGCTGGGGGAGACTTATATCTCGACCGGGAGCTTGTATCTTTGCTCGGCGGTGTTTTTACCTTTGGGGCTTCCTGCGAGCGATGCGTTTTGGAGCGGGAAGGCGGAGCGGTGGACTTCGCAGAAGCTGTGGGCGGGGGTGGATCTTCCTGTGGATCATGCTTTGGATGGATAG
- the gyrA gene encoding DNA gyrase subunit A — MADDQNPENPKLPLGPPSDPLSNSGPTDDGKGGPADPPSSGTVQGRGALSMLSINIEDEMRRSYLDYSMSVIIGRALPDVRDGLKPVHRRILYGMQEMGLQYNKKYTKSAKVVGHVMGNYHPHGDSAIYDTMVRLAQPFSLRYLMVDGQGNFGSVDGDPPAAMRYTESRLTRVAGEMLADIDSDTVDFTPNYDESTLEPAVLPARIPNLIVNGSSGIAVGMATNIPPHNLTEVIGACIAILSRAPGEVKSDLELALEHVQGPDFPTGGTLFGRANIPQAYRTGRGRFLMRAKCRIENISGGRQAIIVEEIPYQVNKSKLIERIAELINEGVITDIARDEFRDESDRDGMRIVIGLKRGSEHQIVLNQLHKHTQMQESFSMIFLAVHNGQPKELPLDKAIRAFLDHRVEVVRRRTAFLLAKARDREHILLGYQIALDHLDQVIRIIRQSSSRANARENLFAFFSGKAVTLRGTELAGVTLDPGKYNIDTRFLPLTGGIATLILSLKQIDAILELQLYRLTQLSIDELLNELRQIRENIAELESILASAAKLRSVIIKELEEIRDKYGDARRTLILDETAELGLEDLIADEQVAVTVSHTGYLKRTPISTYRQQRRGGTGRIGMKTRDEDFVSQLIIDSTHAYLLCFTNTGRVYWLKIYEIPDAGTAGKGKAMASLVDLQPGEKVVTILARKNLTEEGKNILFATRNGTVKKTALKDFSNVMARGIIAINIEKDDELISARLTNGDDVIFLATHDGMAIRFNEQDLRTMGRPATGNRGINLRKGDYVIGAAVTPSPEARERTRRLKAAELGLTTQLEDVIGASPAATAGAPPSPTDSSSDKVGSHESGSASVLVPSFGQVAKRTTSPDGQEILGSNVDPEEIDSAAQAKLDKLDEKLGLTPCLILTVSENGFGKRTDVDRYRLQSRGGTGVINMKTTPKVGKVTGIQLVDDTTEMMVISQFGKIIRIDTKQIRAAGRGTQGVKLLDLEQGDKVAAAMTIPPEDAKTQPENGTLL; from the coding sequence ATGGCTGACGATCAGAACCCAGAGAACCCGAAACTCCCGCTTGGACCTCCCTCCGACCCCCTTTCGAACTCCGGCCCCACCGATGACGGCAAAGGCGGACCTGCGGACCCACCGTCCTCCGGAACCGTCCAGGGTCGCGGCGCGCTCTCCATGCTCTCGATCAATATCGAGGACGAGATGCGCCGGTCGTACCTCGATTACTCCATGTCCGTCATCATCGGCCGCGCCCTGCCCGACGTCCGCGACGGCCTGAAGCCTGTGCATCGCCGCATCCTCTACGGCATGCAGGAGATGGGCCTCCAGTACAACAAGAAGTACACCAAGTCCGCCAAGGTCGTCGGCCACGTCATGGGTAACTATCACCCCCACGGCGACTCCGCCATCTACGACACGATGGTCCGCCTCGCCCAGCCCTTCTCCCTCCGTTACCTCATGGTCGACGGCCAGGGAAACTTCGGCTCCGTCGACGGTGACCCACCCGCCGCCATGCGGTACACCGAATCCCGCCTCACCCGCGTCGCCGGCGAAATGCTCGCCGACATCGACTCCGACACCGTCGACTTCACCCCCAACTACGACGAGTCCACTCTCGAGCCGGCCGTCCTCCCCGCCCGCATCCCGAACCTCATCGTCAACGGCTCGTCCGGTATCGCCGTCGGCATGGCGACCAACATCCCGCCGCACAACCTCACCGAGGTCATCGGCGCTTGCATCGCGATCCTCTCCCGCGCCCCCGGCGAGGTCAAATCCGACCTCGAACTCGCCCTCGAACACGTCCAGGGCCCCGACTTTCCCACCGGCGGAACCCTCTTTGGCCGCGCCAACATCCCGCAGGCCTACCGCACCGGTCGCGGACGCTTCCTCATGCGCGCCAAGTGCCGCATCGAGAACATCTCCGGCGGCCGCCAGGCCATCATCGTCGAAGAGATCCCCTACCAGGTCAACAAGTCCAAGCTCATCGAGCGCATCGCCGAGCTCATCAACGAAGGCGTCATCACCGACATCGCCCGCGACGAGTTCCGTGACGAGTCCGACCGCGACGGCATGCGCATCGTCATCGGCCTCAAGCGCGGCTCCGAGCACCAGATCGTCCTCAACCAGCTCCACAAGCACACCCAGATGCAGGAATCCTTCTCGATGATCTTCCTCGCCGTCCACAACGGACAGCCGAAGGAGCTCCCCCTCGACAAGGCCATCCGCGCCTTCCTCGACCACCGCGTCGAAGTCGTCCGCCGCCGCACCGCCTTCCTGCTCGCCAAGGCCCGCGACCGCGAACACATCTTGCTCGGCTACCAGATCGCCCTCGATCACCTCGATCAGGTCATCCGCATCATCCGCCAGTCCAGCTCCCGCGCCAACGCCCGCGAGAACCTCTTCGCCTTCTTCTCCGGCAAAGCCGTCACCCTCCGTGGCACCGAACTCGCCGGAGTCACCCTCGACCCCGGCAAGTACAACATCGACACCCGCTTCCTCCCCCTCACCGGCGGGATCGCGACCCTCATCCTCTCGCTCAAGCAGATCGACGCCATCCTCGAACTGCAGCTCTACCGCCTCACCCAGCTCTCCATCGACGAGCTCCTCAACGAACTTCGCCAGATCCGCGAAAACATCGCCGAGCTCGAGTCCATCCTCGCCTCCGCCGCCAAGCTCCGCTCCGTCATCATCAAGGAGCTCGAAGAGATCCGCGACAAGTACGGCGACGCCCGCCGCACCCTCATCCTCGACGAGACCGCCGAACTCGGCCTCGAAGACCTCATCGCCGACGAGCAGGTCGCCGTCACCGTCTCCCACACCGGCTACCTCAAGCGCACGCCCATCTCCACCTACCGCCAGCAGCGTCGCGGCGGAACCGGGCGCATCGGCATGAAGACCCGCGACGAAGACTTCGTCTCCCAGCTCATCATCGATTCCACCCACGCCTACCTTCTCTGCTTCACCAACACCGGCCGCGTCTACTGGCTCAAGATCTACGAGATCCCCGACGCCGGAACCGCCGGCAAGGGCAAGGCCATGGCTTCCCTGGTCGACCTCCAGCCAGGCGAAAAGGTCGTCACCATCCTCGCCCGCAAGAACCTCACCGAGGAAGGCAAGAACATCCTCTTCGCCACCCGCAACGGCACCGTCAAGAAGACCGCCCTCAAGGACTTCTCGAACGTCATGGCCCGCGGCATCATCGCCATCAACATCGAAAAGGACGACGAGCTCATCTCCGCCCGCCTCACCAACGGCGACGACGTCATCTTCCTCGCCACCCACGACGGCATGGCCATCCGCTTCAACGAGCAGGACCTCCGCACCATGGGACGCCCCGCCACCGGGAACCGTGGAATCAATCTCCGCAAGGGCGACTATGTCATCGGAGCCGCCGTCACCCCCTCGCCCGAGGCCCGCGAACGCACCCGCCGCCTCAAAGCCGCCGAACTCGGCCTGACCACCCAGCTCGAAGACGTCATAGGCGCGTCACCTGCCGCCACGGCGGGTGCCCCACCTTCGCCGACGGACTCATCGTCGGATAAGGTGGGATCCCACGAATCCGGCAGCGCCTCCGTCCTGGTCCCCTCCTTCGGCCAGGTAGCCAAACGCACCACCTCCCCCGACGGCCAGGAGATCCTCGGCTCGAACGTAGACCCCGAAGAGATCGACTCCGCCGCCCAGGCCAAGCTCGACAAGCTCGACGAGAAACTAGGCCTGACCCCCTGCCTCATCCTGACGGTCTCGGAAAACGGCTTCGGCAAGCGCACCGACGTCGACCGCTACCGCCTCCAGTCCCGGGGAGGCACAGGCGTCATCAACATGAAGACGACGCCCAAGGTAGGCAAGGTCACGGGCATCCAGCTCGTCGACGACACCACGGAGATGATGGTCATCAGCCAGTTCGGCAAGATCATCCGCATCGACACCAAGCAAATCCGCGCCGCCGGCCGAGGCACCCAGGGCGTAAAGCTCCTCGACCTCGAACAAGGCGACAAGGTAGCCGCCGCCATGACCATCCCGCCAGAAGACGCAAAGACCCAACCAGAAAACGGGACGCTGCTCTAA
- a CDS encoding DUF3606 domain-containing protein, with the protein MSDIIATAAPIEHEDDKGHKGPHDPKEINPKMTSDIAYWSKEFGVTGQILHEAIRTHGTHVDKVRAALAHHEVNLT; encoded by the coding sequence ATGTCCGACATTATCGCCACCGCCGCCCCCATCGAGCACGAAGACGACAAGGGCCACAAGGGTCCCCACGACCCCAAAGAGATCAATCCCAAGATGACCTCCGACATCGCCTACTGGTCGAAGGAGTTCGGCGTCACCGGCCAGATCCTCCACGAGGCGATCCGCACCCACGGCACCCACGTCGACAAGGTCCGCGCCGCCCTCGCCCACCACGAAGTCAACCTGACCTAA